One stretch of Oceanipulchritudo coccoides DNA includes these proteins:
- a CDS encoding YybH family protein has protein sequence MKTKLILLSTFLTVVLSPGSLLSNEVVPEEPPTPAMTESDPASILLTVDSAFSARAREVGVPTAFVEFAAEDAVIYRNGMEPIVGRKAIAKLLGPEEGVSLIWKPLTADMAASGDLGYTLGSFTYKSPPVSGESNNAGHYTGSYVTIWKKQPDGSWKWVFDSGVISKLVEE, from the coding sequence ATGAAAACAAAACTCATTCTCCTCTCTACTTTCCTCACCGTTGTCTTATCTCCCGGTAGCCTCCTCTCGAACGAGGTTGTTCCCGAGGAACCCCCAACCCCGGCCATGACTGAATCAGATCCCGCTTCAATCCTGCTCACCGTGGACAGTGCTTTCAGTGCCCGGGCACGGGAAGTTGGTGTGCCAACCGCTTTTGTAGAGTTTGCCGCCGAGGATGCCGTTATATACCGCAACGGCATGGAACCAATCGTTGGCAGGAAGGCCATCGCCAAACTACTTGGACCGGAAGAAGGGGTCAGCCTTATCTGGAAACCCCTGACCGCCGATATGGCAGCCAGCGGAGACCTGGGATATACGCTCGGGTCATTCACGTATAAAAGCCCTCCGGTCAGTGGTGAGTCCAACAACGCGGGACACTACACGGGGTCCTATGTCACGATCTGGAAGAAGCAGCCGGATGGTTCGTGGAAATGGGTCTTCGACAGCGGGGTAATTTCCAAGCTGGTCGAAGAGTAA
- the trhA gene encoding PAQR family membrane homeostasis protein TrhA, which yields MSSRDLHPTSGYSNAEEWANSITHGIGSILSIAGLVVAVVVASIHSNGYMITACSLYGATLILLHFSSTLYHSFRNLKWKRVFLVADHSSIYLLIAGTYTPFCLGPLRGAVGWTLFGIIWGLAIVGILREILKPERGTWLSTAIYLAMGWLVVAFLFPLIKTLSTPALILLVSGGLLYSLGVVFYKWHSLKFHHAIWHLFVMGGAACQFLAVMTLLK from the coding sequence ATGTCCTCACGCGATCTTCACCCAACCTCAGGATACTCCAATGCCGAGGAATGGGCCAATTCAATTACCCACGGCATCGGATCAATTCTCAGCATTGCCGGCCTTGTCGTCGCCGTTGTAGTGGCCTCGATTCACTCAAACGGCTACATGATCACCGCCTGCAGCCTGTATGGCGCGACACTTATCCTGCTCCACTTCTCGTCCACGCTGTATCACTCATTCAGGAATCTCAAATGGAAGCGCGTTTTCCTCGTGGCCGATCACAGCAGTATTTACCTGCTCATTGCGGGAACTTACACGCCCTTCTGTCTAGGCCCGCTCCGCGGGGCTGTCGGCTGGACCTTGTTCGGGATCATCTGGGGACTGGCGATTGTGGGGATTCTCCGTGAAATCCTGAAGCCCGAGCGCGGCACCTGGCTCTCAACGGCTATTTATCTGGCCATGGGATGGCTAGTCGTGGCCTTCCTCTTTCCCCTTATCAAGACCCTCTCCACGCCCGCGCTGATCCTGCTTGTTTCAGGTGGCCTGCTGTACTCGTTGGGCGTTGTCTTCTATAAATGGCATTCACTCAAATTTCACCATGCCATCTGGCATCTCTTCGTCATGGGCGGGGCCGCATGCCAGTTTCTCGCCGTAATGACCCTGCTTAAATAA
- a CDS encoding TolC family protein: protein MLSISTPVRSGIRTFLLGLITIHLLSIAIWAQSTDEGGFLYPVQDQLTLQEYMQRVVDFNESVQGRVLGFQAARSQRKAEMGQFEPAFVASGEYVDRRQPNDDIQQRTSGYAEAAVQAAFNGDPAPPRDLYPYIFEERNWRYSSAIEMTTPLGTRFRLGATGGELFNNVPSTQNSQQEGFVTSLGLTVEQPLLKGMGFAANLASLRLAARQSEIAFQEYRRELMQVVAQAELAYWELYYAQEELTLSQESVALAQTLVDDSTTSFESGRGSRLDVLEAEAGLALRKSRERSSFQRRVEAMNKLAAFFGDVPRYRQVDYTAIDEPVSQPVKTSFNNGIQTAMKMNPDFLRAKIQKEQEKIRMKYAKNQRLPELNLTASYAASGHGNDWDTSYTDVENNDFPTWTVGLVLRLPLWGDVRGRNELRASRLRMMQAERAESNLMTQLRVGRDSSEQRLKTNFMTARSLESVVEFRTNLLETRMESRDVGRMDARSVLEAEQELFVARLEQLQSEVECQRALLELQLISGSLLQVRGIETSLEDLEYQTRSLQQGTKLPSAGLVYTAPEIVRLPAEEPVSFEEDMPRAPWMGIEWQNFGTNSPSTILNNEDTQKRTPRRFDGSHIN, encoded by the coding sequence ATGTTGTCTATTTCTACTCCCGTCCGGTCAGGAATCCGGACATTTCTTCTGGGTCTCATCACTATTCACCTCCTCTCGATTGCCATTTGGGCGCAAAGTACCGATGAAGGGGGTTTCCTTTATCCCGTACAGGACCAACTGACGCTTCAGGAGTACATGCAGCGGGTGGTTGATTTCAATGAATCCGTCCAGGGTCGCGTGCTGGGTTTTCAGGCGGCACGCAGCCAGCGCAAGGCGGAGATGGGACAGTTTGAGCCCGCTTTTGTCGCCTCCGGCGAATATGTCGACCGCCGGCAGCCAAATGACGATATCCAGCAGCGAACCTCAGGGTATGCAGAAGCTGCTGTTCAGGCGGCCTTCAACGGGGATCCCGCTCCTCCGCGGGACCTGTATCCCTATATTTTTGAGGAGCGCAATTGGCGTTATTCCTCAGCAATCGAAATGACCACGCCTCTCGGGACGCGGTTCAGGCTCGGTGCGACGGGCGGCGAGTTATTTAATAATGTCCCTTCCACGCAGAACAGCCAGCAGGAGGGATTTGTCACTTCACTCGGCCTGACGGTCGAACAGCCCCTCCTGAAAGGGATGGGATTTGCCGCGAATCTGGCCTCTCTGCGGTTGGCCGCCCGGCAGTCCGAAATTGCCTTTCAGGAGTATCGCCGTGAGCTGATGCAAGTCGTTGCACAGGCTGAGCTGGCATACTGGGAACTGTATTACGCGCAGGAAGAGCTTACCCTGAGCCAGGAATCAGTCGCCCTTGCCCAGACGTTGGTGGACGACAGCACAACCAGTTTTGAATCCGGACGCGGATCCCGCCTGGATGTCCTTGAGGCGGAAGCGGGACTGGCTCTGCGGAAATCCCGTGAACGGTCCTCTTTCCAGAGACGGGTCGAGGCGATGAATAAACTGGCTGCCTTCTTCGGGGATGTTCCCCGCTATCGACAGGTGGATTATACAGCGATTGATGAACCTGTCTCCCAGCCTGTTAAGACCTCTTTCAATAACGGTATCCAGACGGCCATGAAGATGAATCCGGATTTTCTGCGCGCCAAAATCCAGAAGGAGCAGGAAAAGATCCGGATGAAGTATGCCAAAAACCAGCGCCTTCCGGAGCTGAACCTGACGGCGAGTTATGCAGCCTCAGGCCATGGCAATGATTGGGACACATCCTACACGGATGTTGAAAACAACGATTTCCCGACTTGGACTGTTGGTCTAGTCTTGCGCTTGCCACTCTGGGGCGATGTGCGCGGCCGCAACGAGTTGCGGGCTTCCCGTTTGCGCATGATGCAGGCAGAGCGGGCGGAATCCAACCTGATGACTCAGTTGCGAGTCGGCCGGGACAGTTCCGAGCAACGCCTGAAGACCAATTTCATGACTGCCCGAAGCCTCGAATCGGTGGTTGAATTCCGGACCAATCTCTTGGAAACGCGGATGGAAAGCCGCGATGTCGGCCGCATGGATGCAAGAAGCGTTTTGGAGGCTGAGCAGGAGCTGTTTGTCGCCCGCCTGGAGCAACTGCAGAGCGAAGTTGAATGCCAGCGCGCCCTGCTTGAGCTGCAGCTGATTTCCGGGAGCCTTCTGCAGGTAAGGGGCATTGAAACCAGCCTTGAGGACCTTGAATACCAGACCCGCAGTTTGCAACAAGGGACCAAATTACCATCCGCCGGATTGGTTTACACCGCCCCGGAAATTGTCCGCCTGCCGGCCGAAGAGCCTGTTTCCTTTGAGGAAGACATGCCCCGCGCTCCGTGGATGGGCATAGAATGGCAGAACTTTGGAACCAACTCTCCCTCAACGATTCTCAATAATGAAGATACCCAGAAAAGAACTCCTCGCCGTTTTGACGGTAGCCATATCAATTGA
- a CDS encoding efflux RND transporter periplasmic adaptor subunit produces MKIPRKELLAVLTVAISIEAQAADVVRCLTEPIADVQMSSIVPGTVAAIHFGEGSFVDKGTVVLEMEARSEQLDIKRRSVLVDNLKATLERSEMLLEKTSSISMEEVDETRSEYQISKIELELAREALEKKLIKAPITGIVTELPIEVGEFCEPPQILLRIVDTRQFNCVANIDPALAASLSMDDPVAFSSERGSEADKVMGKIVFISPVVDPASGLLRIKAQFTNTDGAVRPGEGGTLQLFPTE; encoded by the coding sequence ATGAAGATACCCAGAAAAGAACTCCTCGCCGTTTTGACGGTAGCCATATCAATTGAGGCGCAAGCCGCGGATGTGGTCCGCTGTCTCACTGAGCCAATTGCAGATGTGCAGATGTCCTCAATCGTTCCCGGAACGGTTGCGGCCATTCATTTCGGGGAAGGCAGCTTTGTCGACAAAGGGACTGTCGTCCTCGAAATGGAGGCACGATCCGAGCAACTCGACATCAAGCGCAGGAGTGTCCTTGTCGACAACCTGAAGGCGACCCTCGAGCGTTCTGAGATGCTGCTTGAGAAGACCAGCTCCATTTCGATGGAAGAGGTGGATGAAACCCGCAGCGAATACCAGATTTCCAAGATCGAGCTCGAGCTGGCCCGGGAGGCCCTGGAGAAAAAACTCATCAAGGCCCCCATAACGGGAATTGTCACGGAGCTGCCCATTGAGGTGGGGGAGTTTTGTGAGCCACCGCAAATTTTGCTACGCATAGTGGATACGCGCCAATTCAATTGTGTGGCGAACATTGATCCCGCCTTGGCGGCCAGTCTCTCAATGGATGATCCGGTCGCCTTTTCCTCGGAGAGGGGTTCCGAAGCGGACAAAGTAATGGGCAAGATTGTCTTTATTTCGCCCGTGGTTGATCCGGCCAGCGGCCTTTTGCGCATCAAGGCTCAATTCACTAACACCGACGGCGCGGTGCGGCCCGGTGAGGGTGGCACGCTTCAACTTTTTCCCACTGAATAG
- a CDS encoding HlyD family efflux transporter periplasmic adaptor subunit produces the protein MAGDFEKTDSFRDALEQLAYLRRFSGPPSEFWQAYLDALVTVGNARFGLVVRKRSSGDTDWRKVVASPANLGGEGLTKFFAGVEALCESALEDGEAKQEISSESGEGHTDMGLAIRLETGRSSEQWVAVFLLANTSATEADESIKRLLLANCMPADVQHYQTSNRAPGAASQAASVIDLVVMMDGKTRFLEMGMAFVNELAGQHHCERVSLGWEQRGYIRLKAISHSDKFEKKMQAVSELEKVMEEAHDQDEEIYWPPLDGETLITRDHEKFSESQGVKHLCSIPLRIDGEPVAVVTLERAGEPFLDEEIRLLRITADLAAPRLAELKRRDRWFGARWASGCREFLGKFLGPEKTWTKVLAIGGAIALAVLFFGGMNYRVEAPFLLRTENVSFLSAPFNGFIAEVDAEVGDVFETGQRLMSLDTRELLLDEAAAAADLSRFLREEEKARARNELAEMRIFSAQAEQARVQLETVRYNLSQAEIKSPFDAFVIEGELKKRLGAPVQKGDILFKVARLDRLYVESKVDERDIHEVKEGTMVEIAFASQPKQKFPAKVVLIEPVATTQNTENFFIVRAQLEEVPEDWWRPGMGGISKIEAGHRTFFWIIFHRTIDFLRMFFWI, from the coding sequence ATGGCCGGAGATTTTGAAAAAACTGATTCCTTTCGGGACGCGCTTGAACAACTGGCCTATCTGCGCCGGTTTTCCGGTCCGCCCTCTGAATTCTGGCAGGCCTATCTCGATGCCTTGGTAACGGTCGGCAACGCTCGTTTTGGTCTGGTTGTGCGCAAGCGCAGCAGTGGAGACACCGACTGGCGCAAAGTCGTGGCATCCCCGGCCAATCTTGGCGGAGAGGGGTTGACCAAGTTCTTCGCGGGAGTGGAAGCCCTCTGTGAAAGCGCACTTGAAGACGGGGAGGCCAAGCAGGAGATTTCCTCGGAATCGGGCGAAGGGCATACTGACATGGGATTGGCCATTCGGCTGGAGACCGGTCGTTCCAGTGAACAGTGGGTGGCCGTGTTTTTACTGGCCAATACCTCGGCAACGGAGGCCGACGAGTCCATCAAGCGGCTCCTTCTGGCCAACTGCATGCCGGCGGATGTCCAGCATTACCAGACCTCCAATCGTGCCCCCGGAGCGGCTTCGCAGGCCGCCTCGGTGATTGACCTGGTTGTCATGATGGACGGCAAGACGCGCTTTCTTGAAATGGGCATGGCCTTTGTGAATGAGCTGGCCGGCCAGCACCATTGCGAACGGGTCAGCCTTGGCTGGGAACAGCGAGGCTACATCCGCCTGAAGGCGATCAGCCACTCGGACAAGTTCGAGAAGAAGATGCAGGCGGTGAGCGAACTGGAAAAGGTCATGGAAGAGGCCCACGACCAGGACGAGGAAATTTACTGGCCGCCCCTCGATGGCGAAACCCTGATCACCCGGGATCATGAAAAATTTTCCGAGAGCCAGGGGGTCAAGCACCTGTGCTCGATTCCGCTGAGAATTGACGGGGAGCCGGTCGCTGTGGTCACTCTCGAACGCGCGGGTGAGCCCTTTCTCGATGAGGAAATCCGTCTCCTGCGCATAACCGCCGATCTGGCCGCTCCTCGGCTGGCCGAATTGAAGCGCCGCGATCGCTGGTTCGGGGCGCGCTGGGCATCCGGATGCCGCGAATTCCTCGGGAAGTTTCTGGGGCCTGAAAAGACCTGGACCAAGGTGCTCGCCATTGGTGGTGCCATTGCCTTGGCGGTCCTGTTTTTCGGTGGCATGAACTATCGCGTTGAGGCGCCGTTCTTATTGCGGACGGAAAATGTCTCTTTCCTTTCGGCCCCCTTTAACGGGTTTATCGCCGAGGTGGACGCCGAAGTGGGGGACGTCTTTGAAACGGGGCAGCGCCTGATGTCCCTGGACACGCGCGAGCTGCTTCTGGACGAGGCGGCCGCGGCGGCAGACCTGTCGCGTTTCCTGCGCGAGGAGGAAAAGGCCCGGGCCCGTAATGAACTTGCGGAAATGAGGATTTTTTCCGCCCAGGCTGAACAGGCCCGGGTGCAGTTGGAAACGGTGCGCTACAATCTTTCGCAAGCCGAAATCAAGAGCCCCTTCGATGCGTTTGTCATTGAGGGTGAGTTGAAAAAGCGCCTTGGAGCGCCGGTCCAGAAAGGGGATATCCTCTTCAAGGTTGCCCGTTTGGATCGTCTCTATGTAGAGAGCAAGGTGGACGAGCGGGATATTCACGAGGTAAAGGAGGGCACGATGGTTGAGATCGCTTTTGCCAGCCAGCCCAAGCAGAAGTTCCCGGCCAAGGTGGTCTTGATTGAACCGGTGGCGACAACCCAGAACACGGAGAATTTCTTCATTGTGCGCGCACAACTCGAGGAGGTCCCGGAAGACTGGTGGCGCCCGGGAATGGGAGGCATTTCAAAAATCGAAGCCGGTCACCGGACCTTCTTCTGGATTATCTTCCACCGTACAATCGATTTTCTCCGGATGTTTTTCTGGATATAG